From Malaya genurostris strain Urasoe2022 chromosome 2, Malgen_1.1, whole genome shotgun sequence:
taaacatcgaattttaccttctttcaatactaaagttattgaaagcttgggaatcgaagttgaaaccattaatggaatttatttcatcgctggagcatatttgccatttcaatgcaccggcgaacaattaaatttctttaaaggcgatttgcaaaaacttacaagatatcgatcgaaatttttcgtaataggggacttaaatgctaagcatgtccagtggaattgtaggcaaaataacagtaatggtaaaatacttcataatcaactctcagctggttacttcacagttcttcatcccagtaatcctacttgtttctcttccgtgaaaaacccgtctacaattgatctggttctaacagatcaaagtcacatttgtagtgaaccgattactcatgctgattttgactcagatcatcttcctgtaacattcagactttccaacgaagctataattaatccaattagttctattttcaactatcatagagctaattggttggattacagatctcacattgaaaatcatgtggatcatgaaactattttagaaaattctgcggacatcgacacagcaattgataatttgaatcattatattatcgaagctagaaatctttcagttcccaaagctcaaactaaattaaattctcctatcatcgatgacaatcttcaactgctcattcggttgaagaatgttcgtcgacgacaatatcaacgttctcgtgatcctgctatgaaaaacatagttaaggatttacaaaaagaaattaaacatagatttactcttttgcgaaatgaaaatttcgctaaagaagttgaacaaattaaaccatattctaaacctttctggaaactttctaaggttctcaagaaacctcagaaaccaattcctgctctcaaggaaggaaataaaatacttcttacaaatggtgaaaaagctcaaaagctagctcagcagttcgagagtgtccacaattttaatttaaacgttgtgagtcctattgaaaatgaagtctcactgaagtatgatcatatttcaacccaagtgttatcacacgatgacattattgagacgaattttgatgaaattaaatcaattattaggaaactcaaaaacatgaaggctcctggtaatgatggaatttttaatattcttattaaaaatcttcccgatgttgccttgagactcctggttaaaattttcaacaagtgtttttcattagcttacttcccaaaaagatggaaaaacgctaaagtaattcctatcctaaaacctgataaaaacccagcagaaacatcaagttatcgcccaattagcttactttcttctatcagtaaactttttgaaaaaattatcttgttaagaatgatgactcatataaatgagaattcaatttttttaccagagcagtttggatttcgtcatgaacattcaactactcatcaacttgtcagagtaacgaacatgataaaatcaaataaatcttctgggttatccactggagttgctcttctagacatagaaaaagcattcgacagtgtttggcacaaaggtttaatagcaaaaatgtctgatttccagtttcctatttatttgatcaaaatgattccaaattattgaactgatcgtactcttcaggttagctatcagaattgtaaatctgaattgctacccgtacgagccggtgttccgcagggttcgagtgtagctccaatcttgtataatattttcacttctgatcttccaaatcttcccgttggttgtcagaaatcgctattctgtgacgacacaagtctgttagccacgggtagaaatctaagagtgatctgcagtcgcctacaaagaagtttaaatattttcagtgattatctgtcaaaatggaaaattaaaccaaatgcagcaaaaacgcaattaattatctttcctcacaagccaagagcttcttttcttaaaccaaacaataatcacattctcaaattgaatggcttggaattgacatggtctgatcaagctaaatacttaggtttaacgtatgacaaaaaactcactttcaaggatcacattgaaggaatccaggcaaagtgtaataaatatattaaatgtttatatcctcttataaacagaaattctaagctctgtctaaaaaacaaattgttaatttataaacaaattttcagaccagccatgctttatgcggtaccaatttggtcaagctgttgttccaccaggaagaaaacgcttcaaaggattcagaataaaattctgaaaatgattctgaagcgtcctccctggtttagtacaaatgagttacacagactcacaaatatagaaccattagatgtaatgtcacataatattataagcaaattccgacaaaaatcgatgcaatcttcaattgaatcgattcgctctctgtattagttagtaagttagtatataagttccttttccccattacacaatacaagtaggtttagaattttccctacacaaaaatctcagaattgcggaagcaaataatgtcctcatggtaataaccaaatcatatatatataacagggctgaaaagtcaccacttgtggctgaacacccaatttaaatcttaataatttaattttaactcatattccaataaatagttatttaaaaaaaaaaaaataaaaaaaaaaaaaaaaaaattcatacttTCAGTTTAAACGATTCAGAAGATGGagtagagtttgttgaaatatATCTTATCttatattcattttatttatgtttaggAAAATATCTAAAAACGTAATTACGTAGTCAAAAATTTCTTATACATCAGTTATACATTCGCTCATAGAATCCTAGGATACTATCGGATACAAACCATTCCTTCAAGGTTTTGATGTAAATTAAAAGTACTTTTAAACTAGAGTGGTTTGATCTGCAACTTTTTGCAACCTTCTGCAATAATTAAGTACGAAATATGATAATTCTTTATATCCAACTATCCCttattgataatttgaagggaaaagaaaaaaaatcctttacccctaaatttatgctaggtgcacattccCATTTTGActaattttacgtttcgtctttgactcatcagtgcctagcggtttatgttgagccatCAGGTCgtggtagcagttcaacataaactgctacgcactgctGATGTATAAGAAATTTTTGACTACGTAATTACGTTTTTAGATATTTtcttaaacataaataaaatgaatataaGATAAGATatatttcaacaaactctactCCATCTTCTGAATCGTTTAAACTGAAAGTATGAATGCTGAATGCTTACACTTATCATTGTAGCTCAATAACCTTCTCGCATCCAGTGAAAAACTTCATGGCGTTTTCGATAGTTTCCTCCAGTTAGTTACTACGGAATCAGAAGACAAAATAAGTTGCATGATTGCATCTTTTCTGGTTTCTACGTTCCTTTTGTGAGACTCTTGTTTTCTTCGAGAAAGTTGGTATCAGAAATGATTGCATCACTTGCGATCCATGGAATGACATTTAATATACAGTAGTCAACATGTAATAATAAGTTGTTGCGAGTTTCGAAAAAGTAGGTATTGAATTTAGGAAAGTGCTATCCtctcttttaaaaaaatttataaagctTTGAAGTACTTTACAATTTTACgtatttttacaaaatctaaCACTTTGTTGAACAAACCATTTCTCTAGAATGAAAGCATGTGGTTTTAATTTGAAAGCTTTGCGAAGAATAAGGCGTCAAACATAAAATCAATCCagcaaatcgtgaaagaaaaagtaaacaaagacaaactgtcatttgcagtttggcccttttgtcgtgggactatctaATAGCAGTTTTACAATTTTATGATCTGGAGGTTTTTCCGAGACAGAGAAACTCAAATGCAGAAGAATTGCAGAAACTAACAAAGAATCTGAACCGGAAAGATACACAATAAAACTTCACCTAGTGATCAAAAGGGAAGAAATTGAATCGGTAACTCGGATGCCGCGAGTGTGAAAATCACAAGTTCCGTTCATTTTGGCTACTTCCTGAGATGTGCTTCATTGTACCCGGAGTAGTTCAATAGGAAGTGATTCTTTGTTAACTTTTCAATCAATCAATACTATTTAGAGAATGATGGTAAACGGGTAAATGGAAGTGGGATGAGTTCTATTTTAGGCCTATTAAAATCAgtaaactaaaataaaaaaaaaaacgtttataTATCAGTAAGAGCGTAAAAACTTTTCGTAGCACGGGTGgttaaatttattcaaaatttatcataCTTCCATAGTACAAAGCATTAATCAATGTCACAACGAtgaatgtaaactttttcaagatAAGGAACGAATAATCAATATTCATTTATCGGCAGTTGTTTTGTATCTTCCGGCAACTTTCTATGTTTGTGTTTACGCTTTTGATGATAGTTTTCCTTCATGAGAATCTTTTTGGAATGCTTTGGTTTGCGTTGTTTATGCATGGTTTTGATTTGCCCATAGTCGCATAATTTCGAGAACAGAGCATCCTGCATGGCATATTTGTTGTAGCAAAGTCTGGGAAGTTCTTGACGCTTCCGCCGGCTATTGTCCGTTACTGTGGCATCTTCTGAGTTTTGGTCCTTGTTTTCCATTCGCACAGAATCGCAGTCCTCGGAAAAGAGTGCATCTTGAACTGCGTAGCTGTTGTAGCAGTACGACGGGAGTGCGTGAACTTGTTCTTCGATGAGGtcaggttttgttttatcgtccGGTGGTGGACCATCGAAAATAAATATGTCTTCTCTATCATTAGCTTTCTCTGTCATttcattcgaaaaaaattgagattcttTACTCTTGAATTCACTGGTCAATACCTTGAGTACGGTTTgataaatttgttcatctaaTTCAATCGGTCCATCTACAACTTTCAAAGTTTCGATctgattccttaatttgttattCTCAAACTCTAGCTCTGCGATACGATCCAAGTTTTTCGCAGTAATATTCATAAGGTCTTCAAGCCGTGCATCGTGAGCGGCCTTAAGCTCACCTACCAAACTGTGATAGACACGTGAGTGGCCATATAAAATGGCAGCGTTTGTCGCCAGAACAACTCCCAGCACTAGAGGAGTAGTCCAAGTGAGGACTTTTCTAGGAGTGTTTGTTGTTTCACCAGTTCCTTCGTTGCCCACTTCTGTTGGAACATTAGTTTCCGGGGCAACAGCATATCTATTCCTTTGACGAACATCGGAAGATGTGTCCTCACCTTCACTGATAACACTGATGCTGTCCGATGAACAGCTGTCTTGGGATCTGGggaatgaaaatcattttgaattattgttgatttagaaaaaaaacagtatcTAACTCACTTGAGACTGTTTTCTATTGCTGCTCGCTTCATTTCACTAGTCCAAGTCAGGGGATTTTCACTTTGCGGCTCGGAATCGGTTAGTAGTGACCAGCTCTGTAGATCTTCCACGCTGGATGCGATTGATCCACTATCAGAGGAAGTCGGATTTGTCGATTGCATTTGGTTGTATGCCACCTTTTTCAAATGTTCGTAAAATATTTTGTGCAAAAGAACACCATAATTAGTTTTTCCATGTAAGCAAATGTTTATTGCGAAGTGTTTTAATTTTCTATTCTAGCAGCAGCACTGTTTTATAATTACTAATTTAAATATTcttcattatttcattttttacttcttATTAACAAAGTTTGTCAACTCCAGTTtcatattattgaaaaatattttttaattaatttcgtTTGTATACCTGTGGTGTATGACAGCAAACGTTTCAAGTGACTCAAACTGTTCCTGTCGAACGACTGAAATGCTGCAATCTGGTATCGAATGTGATACTCAGTCGTGTTGGATATGGTAGAATCCTTTCGTGAACCAATACCAAAAATCCACGTTCGAATTGGAAAGAAACTACTTCACTAATGCCGTGCAAATTTGCAACAAAGAAATCCGATGTGCGATGTTTACAAACACGAGCCGAACATCAGCCAGACAAGCTTCTGATATCAACCAGTACATACGCAGTTGTATTTTTTTATCAGCTGTTCGAGTCAAGTATgtcgatgtaaattcacaaaatatgatattcattgaaatgtAAACATTTTAAACGATTGAAATGAATTGAGTACTgttcaaactttttcaaattcatttaaactaatttttttgaGTCATTGAAAGAAAAGCAATGGCTTTTTCGTTTTTCTCTTCTAAGGTTATTAATATTACACAGAAGATCGAATTCTTTtctctttcatttaaatcaaacTTTTTATCTAAAAACCGGCGATTTACGGATGTCTAACTACCtgcttatgccccgtttacacttctgcttgctgccagcatgctggtgtcagtgtactgcctccttaggaaaaaacgttcaactgtggtccaatgatccaaagtattagaccaacgaaggaccaccgttgaacgtttttttcctaagagggcagtacactgacaccagcatgctggcagccagcagaagtgtaaacggggcattactgAATTATATCCCTGCTTACTTTTGCCACTTGTTActatgagttccgtttttgttttcatttaacAAACCAGCGCAACTTCTCAAGCGATATAACGATGTGTGAGTGCGGGTCGTTTCTATGATACATATATAAGTGAGAACATGGGAATGCAGTTGCTGAATTAGGTGCACGGTGAGTCTGCAGAGTGCTCTTGCGGTTGATAGAACAAACGAAATATTTTGCTAGCGGAACCTAGGTGGAGAGCTTCAGTTAAGTAGACGATTTTTTGTCGTGATACGACTTACCTTACtgagttttcaaaaatttatcctttgacagagtgataagtttttgttcgtgaatatttcttgttgtatctaacgtatcaacataatttttgctacatgccatcgaaaatatgatcagcaatttatgataacattttgagttgtatgacataatcgcaaataattaaaaattgaagttttttcaaatgtttgtgaaaatctcgtacctgggtaggtataaaCGGTTAACAGttaatatatttcgttcattctagtctgtgcagttgactgagcaaaaagtaaagcaagtgcatcattctGGTTTGTATTCCAGTATTAAGAATACAGTTCAGTATAGAATCAATTGCAGGACGTTTGCAGAGCTAATTTCCCTTCagagaagatcgattgcgtcatccagctgttggtcg
This genomic window contains:
- the LOC131433105 gene encoding uncharacterized protein LOC131433105, with amino-acid sequence MQSTNPTSSDSGSIASSVEDLQSWSLLTDSEPQSENPLTWTSEMKRAAIENSLKSQDSCSSDSISVISEGEDTSSDVRQRNRYAVAPETNVPTEVGNEGTGETTNTPRKVLTWTTPLVLGVVLATNAAILYGHSRVYHSLVGELKAAHDARLEDLMNITAKNLDRIAELEFENNKLRNQIETLKVVDGPIELDEQIYQTVLKVLTSEFKSKESQFFSNEMTEKANDREDIFIFDGPPPDDKTKPDLIEEQVHALPSYCYNSYAVQDALFSEDCDSVRMENKDQNSEDATVTDNSRRKRQELPRLCYNKYAMQDALFSKLCDYGQIKTMHKQRKPKHSKKILMKENYHQKRKHKHRKLPEDTKQLPINEY